From Pogoniulus pusillus isolate bPogPus1 chromosome 5, bPogPus1.pri, whole genome shotgun sequence, the proteins below share one genomic window:
- the NAA50 gene encoding N-alpha-acetyltransferase 50 isoform X2, with the protein MKGRIELGDVTPHNIKQLKRLNQVIFPVSYNDKFYKDVLEVGELAKLAYFNDIAVGAVCCRVDHSQNQKRLYIMTLGCLAPYRRLGIGTKMLNHVLNICEKDGTFDNIYLHVQISNESAIDFYRKFGFEIIETKKNYYKRIEPADAHVLQKNLKAPCLGQNADLQKTDN; encoded by the exons CCGGATTGAGCTGGGAGATGTGACACCACACAACATTAAGCAGCTGAAGAGGCTAAACCAGGTCATTTTTCCTGTCAGCTACAATGACAAGTTCTACAAGGATGTACTGGAGGTTGGCGAACTAGCCAAATTAG CCTATTTCAATGATATTGCAGTGGGAGCAGTGTGCTGTAGGGTGGATCATTCCCAGAACCAGAAGAGGCTGTACATCATGACACTTGGATGCCTGGCACCCTACCGGAGGCTAGGAATAG GAACGAAAATGTTGAATCATGTCTTAAACATTTGTGAAAAAGACGGCACTTTTGACAACATCTATCT GCATGTCCAGATCAGCAACGAGTCTGCAATTGACTTCTACAGGAAGTTTggctttgagatcattgagacGAAGAAGAACTACTACAAGCGGATAGAGCCGGCAGACGCTCACGTGCTGCAGAAGAACCTCAAGGCGCCCTGTCTCGGCCAGAACGCAGACCTGCAGAAGACCGACAACTGA
- the NAA50 gene encoding N-alpha-acetyltransferase 50 isoform X1 translates to MKGSRIELGDVTPHNIKQLKRLNQVIFPVSYNDKFYKDVLEVGELAKLAYFNDIAVGAVCCRVDHSQNQKRLYIMTLGCLAPYRRLGIGTKMLNHVLNICEKDGTFDNIYLHVQISNESAIDFYRKFGFEIIETKKNYYKRIEPADAHVLQKNLKAPCLGQNADLQKTDN, encoded by the exons TAGCCGGATTGAGCTGGGAGATGTGACACCACACAACATTAAGCAGCTGAAGAGGCTAAACCAGGTCATTTTTCCTGTCAGCTACAATGACAAGTTCTACAAGGATGTACTGGAGGTTGGCGAACTAGCCAAATTAG CCTATTTCAATGATATTGCAGTGGGAGCAGTGTGCTGTAGGGTGGATCATTCCCAGAACCAGAAGAGGCTGTACATCATGACACTTGGATGCCTGGCACCCTACCGGAGGCTAGGAATAG GAACGAAAATGTTGAATCATGTCTTAAACATTTGTGAAAAAGACGGCACTTTTGACAACATCTATCT GCATGTCCAGATCAGCAACGAGTCTGCAATTGACTTCTACAGGAAGTTTggctttgagatcattgagacGAAGAAGAACTACTACAAGCGGATAGAGCCGGCAGACGCTCACGTGCTGCAGAAGAACCTCAAGGCGCCCTGTCTCGGCCAGAACGCAGACCTGCAGAAGACCGACAACTGA